A single window of Salvia splendens isolate huo1 chromosome 8, SspV2, whole genome shotgun sequence DNA harbors:
- the LOC121744814 gene encoding probable LRR receptor-like serine/threonine-protein kinase RKF3 — protein sequence MLRFIYLLLFLLSISQLLIIPSASFSGHRRSLLQNDTVSSECPLTFGFLRRLAPDSKRPNLDTHSECQYILQGLRLVLADHLHRTDSFLSPLDSAESCWGVYQSLVGEYVPGFDIRRRCGFETPWIARGCMNITTRQEFEKAVPRAALDDVEAACNQSLLNNSPCASCTVKLAGIRASYLQGASIGNVSDCTAYPFIYAAAFSNQFGPTDVGTAKCLFNLDFTSPKSNSKRKKIVISVVVVACVVILVLGFAVFWFVRRRKERLLKQKLKSMRTDTNMSSGLDSISASTTLIRFTFDEIKAATRNFARDHIIGRGGYGNVYKGVLPDGSEVALKRFKNCSAAGDASFTHEVEVIASVRHVNLVALRGYCTATTHLEGHQRIIVCDLMKNGSVHDHLFGLMENKLSWPIRQRIALGTARGLAYLHSGAQPSIIHRDIKASNILLDDKFEPKVADFGLAKFTPEGMTHLSTRVAGTMGYVAPEYALYGQLTERSDVYSFGVVLLELLSGKKALIAMNDGQPTLVTDWAWSLVRKGRALDVVEEDMPELGPPELVEKYVLVAVLCSHPQLYARPTMDQVVKMLDTDVAIPSIPERPISLIANLDDIERSVSSSGSGTLSTPAGYQTYTYEHEEEKEDENQSGR from the coding sequence ATGCTTCGCTTCATTTATTTGTTGCTATTTTTACTCTCAATTTCCCAATTACTAATAATCCCTTCGGCGTCCTTCTCGGGACACCGCCGCAGCCTCCTCCAAAACGACACCGTTTCCTCCGAATGTCCTCTCACCTTCGGATTCCTGCGGCGGCTGGCGCCGGACTCCAAACGCCCTAATCTCGACACGCACTCCGAGTGCCAGTACATCCTGCAAGGACTCCGCCTCGTCCTCGCCGACCACCTCCACCGCACCGACTCCTTCCTCTCCCCGCTCGACTCCGCCGAGTCGTGCTGGGGCGTCTACCAGTCGCTCGTCGGGGAGTACGTCCCCGGCTTCgacatccgccgccgctgcggcTTCGAGACGCCGTGGATCGCCCGCGGCTGCATGAACATCACCACGCGCCAGGAGTTCGAGAAAGCCGTGCCGCGAGCCGCCCTCGACGACGTCGAAGCCGCCTGCAATCAGTCGCTCCTCAACAATTCCCCCTGCGCCTCCTGCACCGTCAAGCTCGCCGGAATTAGGGCGTCGTATCTGCAAGGAGCGTCGATCGGAAACGTCTCCGATTGCACGGCGTACCCCTTCATCTACGCTGCGGCGTTCTCCAATCAATTCGGCCCCACCGATGTAGGTACGGCTAAGTGTTTGTTCAATCTCGATTTCACATCGCCCAAATCGAATAGCAAGAGGAAGAAGATTGTCATTTCTGTTGTAGTGGTTGCGTGCGTTGTGATTTTGGTCCTAGGGTTTGCTGTGTTCTGGTTCGTACGGCGTAGGAAGGAACGATTATTGAAGCAGAAATTGAAAAGTATGCGAACCGATACTAATATGAGCTCTGGATTAGATTCAATTAGTGCTAGCACAACATTGATCAGGTTCACATTCGATGAAATTAAGGCGGCGACAAGAAATTTCGCCAGGGATCATATAATTGGGAGAGGAGGGTATGGAAATGTGTATAAGGGCGTTTTGCCTGATGGCTCTGAAGTTGCATTGAAGAGGTTCAAGAACTGCTCTGCAGCAGGGGATGCTAGTTTCACCCATGAAGTCGAGGTAATCGCGAGTGTCAGACATGTAAATTTGGTTGCACTTAGAGGATATTGCACGGCCACTACGCATCTGGAGGGTCATCAGAGGATTATTGTGTGTGATCTGATGAAGAATGGGAGTGTTCATGATCATTTGTTTGGGTTGATGGAGAACAAGTTGAGTTGGCCTATACGCCAGAGGATTGCCCTTGGGACGGCTAGGGGGCTCGCTTATCTGCATTCTGGTGCACAGCCCTCGATTATTCATAGAGATATTAAGGCGAGTAACATTCTGTTGGACGACAAGTTTGAGCCTAAGGTGGCAGATTTTGGATTGGCGAAGTTCACACCAGAGGGGATGACACACTTGAGCACTAGAGTTGCAGGGACAATGGGATACGTGGCGCCTGAGTATGCGTTGTATGGACAGTTGACTGAGAGGAGTGATGTTTATAGCTTTGGGGTGGTGCTGCTTGAGCTTTTGAGTGGGAAGAAAGCACTCATTGCGATGAATGATGGACAGCCGACTCTAGTGACTGACTGGGCCTGGTCCTTGGTTCGGAAAGGGAGAGCTTTGGATGTAGTGGAAGAGGATATGCCGGAATTGGGCCCTCCGGAGCTTGTGGAGAAGTATGTGTTGGTGGCTGTTCTGTGTTCGCACCCTCAACTATATGCTAGGCCGACAATGGATCAGGTCGTGAAGATGTTGGATACAGACGTGGCCATCCCTTCAATACCTGAAAGGCCGATTTCTCTGATTGCGAATCTTGATGACATAGAGAGGTCTGTGAGTAGTAGTGGTTCTGGTACTCTGTCGACGCCTGCTGGGTATCAAACTTACACTTATGAGcacgaggaggagaaggaagatGAGAACCAAAGTGGTAGGTAG